In Streptomyces sp. DG2A-72, one genomic interval encodes:
- a CDS encoding serine hydrolase, with protein MTYRTDRIEQLLNEGVRDKVYPGAVWAVGDAAGTSAHGTTGVLDPDEPDTPMRRDTVFDAASLTKVLAVWSSIGALWEEGKLDLDVPLNDFWPEVAGHPLGAVTARQLLTHTAGVPLRAQLKNLYGTDPQDVRDGVLHEALHRPPGEAVEYTDRAALILGYLAEHLSGQRLDRLATERVWQPLSMASTRFGPLPAEIAARCAPTELDQDSDTHLKGVAHDFSARLLGGVCGIAGAFTVLDDLALFLRHMLDASTSLGRAGFGPAWTSQSLTVQTGALEPVRGLFWHPAAGTHPEDDIWVHYGFTGTGMWISPQQGRWAVLLTNKLYYTRDRQPLTDIRNAFRALAFA; from the coding sequence ATGACGTACCGCACCGACCGCATCGAGCAACTCCTGAACGAAGGCGTCCGCGACAAGGTCTACCCAGGCGCCGTGTGGGCCGTCGGCGACGCCGCCGGGACCTCCGCCCACGGCACCACCGGGGTCCTCGACCCCGACGAGCCGGACACGCCGATGCGGCGCGACACCGTCTTCGACGCCGCCAGCCTCACCAAGGTCCTCGCCGTCTGGTCCTCCATCGGCGCCCTGTGGGAGGAAGGCAAACTCGACCTCGACGTCCCCCTCAACGACTTCTGGCCCGAGGTCGCCGGCCACCCGCTCGGGGCCGTAACCGCCCGCCAGCTGCTGACCCACACCGCCGGCGTCCCCTTGCGAGCCCAGCTGAAGAACCTCTACGGCACCGACCCACAGGACGTGCGCGACGGCGTCCTCCACGAGGCCCTGCACCGTCCTCCCGGCGAGGCTGTCGAGTACACCGACCGGGCGGCCCTCATCCTCGGCTACCTCGCCGAGCACCTCTCCGGCCAGCGCCTCGACCGGCTCGCCACGGAACGGGTCTGGCAGCCGCTGAGCATGGCCTCCACCCGCTTCGGGCCGCTGCCCGCCGAGATCGCCGCTCGATGCGCGCCGACGGAACTCGACCAGGACAGCGACACTCACCTCAAGGGCGTCGCCCACGACTTCTCCGCCCGGCTCCTGGGCGGAGTGTGCGGGATCGCGGGCGCCTTCACCGTCCTCGACGACCTCGCCCTTTTCCTGCGCCACATGCTGGACGCCTCAACCAGCCTGGGGCGAGCCGGATTCGGCCCCGCCTGGACCAGCCAGTCACTGACCGTCCAGACCGGCGCCCTCGAACCCGTGCGCGGCTTGTTCTGGCACCCCGCCGCTGGCACCCACCCCGAAGACGACATCTGGGTCCACTACGGCTTCACCGGCACCGGCATGTGGATCTCGCCCCAACAGGGGCGCTGGGCAGTGCTACTGACCAACAAGCTCTACTACACCCGCGACCGCCAGCCCTTGACTGACATCCGCAACGCCTTCCGCGCTCTGGCCTTCGCCTGA
- a CDS encoding NUDIX domain-containing protein: MPLHSVSVAGVVVRDDGRVLAIRRADNGTWEPSGGVLELDERPEDGAVREVLEETGIRVSVERLTGVYKNMSQGIVALVFRCRPVDGVERTSSESTAVEWLTPDEVEKSMGEVYAVRVLDALGSTVAPHVRAHDGRHLLESA; encoded by the coding sequence ATGCCGCTTCACTCGGTCTCGGTCGCTGGCGTGGTTGTGCGCGATGACGGCCGCGTGCTCGCGATCCGCCGCGCGGACAACGGCACGTGGGAGCCCTCTGGGGGAGTCCTCGAACTGGACGAACGCCCCGAGGACGGCGCCGTGCGGGAAGTGCTGGAAGAGACGGGCATCCGTGTCTCAGTCGAGCGCCTGACCGGCGTCTACAAAAACATGAGCCAGGGCATCGTGGCTCTCGTCTTTCGATGCCGCCCGGTCGACGGTGTGGAGCGCACGTCGAGCGAGTCGACGGCCGTGGAGTGGCTGACTCCCGATGAAGTCGAGAAGTCGATGGGTGAGGTCTACGCCGTACGCGTGCTGGATGCCCTGGGCTCCACGGTCGCGCCCCACGTGCGCGCCCATGATGGGCGCCACCTCCTGGAATCCGCCTGA
- a CDS encoding VOC family protein — translation MAATTLDAPNAHELAQFYQGLLGWPMQKEEPGWVEIAPPDGSAGLSFQTEPLFTRPQWPSNRSEQQMMMHLDIEVNDLSSAVDHAVALGATVADFQPQSDVRVLCDPAGHPFCLFVRTGPSV, via the coding sequence TTGGCTGCGACCACTCTTGATGCACCGAACGCCCACGAGCTGGCGCAGTTCTACCAAGGCCTGCTTGGCTGGCCGATGCAGAAGGAAGAACCGGGCTGGGTTGAGATCGCACCGCCCGACGGCAGTGCCGGGCTGTCCTTCCAGACAGAGCCGCTCTTCACACGTCCGCAGTGGCCTTCCAACCGGTCCGAGCAGCAGATGATGATGCATCTGGACATCGAGGTGAACGATCTGTCATCAGCCGTCGATCATGCTGTTGCCCTGGGAGCGACCGTGGCGGATTTCCAACCTCAATCCGATGTACGCGTCCTGTGCGACCCGGCGGGCCACCCGTTCTGTCTGTTTGTACGCACCGGCCCGAGCGTCTGA
- a CDS encoding DUF5994 family protein, with product MDSTEGISHTGFHAGSFSAKDETRAAAETARRRVRIMSATLLPPLPHPEPVAAPAARLALKTDGTSRGLLDGAWWPRSRDLLSELPELTDVLDPLWGRITRIAVNPEHWPVVPRQVPVDGHIVKVGWFTPEIDPHKLLLLSYGTGRWDLLVIPPETGAESAARLMAAASAYDGPPLTASALIAADEARHGVSATYGPLESDEAWEYEGGASAVSAAVPEQTGPAGRANRLIIGT from the coding sequence GTGGACAGTACCGAGGGCATTTCGCACACCGGCTTTCACGCCGGGTCGTTCTCGGCGAAAGATGAAACCCGGGCCGCCGCAGAGACGGCCCGGAGACGGGTCCGCATCATGTCGGCGACCTTGCTTCCACCCCTGCCGCACCCCGAGCCCGTCGCAGCCCCGGCCGCGCGTCTCGCCCTGAAGACCGACGGCACCTCCCGTGGACTCCTGGACGGTGCCTGGTGGCCCCGCTCCCGGGATCTGCTGAGCGAACTGCCGGAACTGACCGACGTGTTGGATCCCTTGTGGGGCCGCATCACCCGCATCGCCGTCAACCCGGAGCACTGGCCGGTCGTCCCCCGCCAGGTTCCCGTGGACGGCCACATCGTCAAGGTCGGCTGGTTCACCCCGGAAATCGACCCGCACAAGCTGCTGCTGCTCTCCTACGGCACCGGGCGCTGGGACCTGCTGGTCATACCGCCGGAGACCGGCGCGGAGTCGGCGGCCCGGTTGATGGCTGCCGCGTCCGCCTACGACGGCCCGCCGCTGACCGCGAGCGCTCTCATCGCCGCGGACGAGGCCCGGCACGGTGTCTCCGCGACGTACGGGCCACTGGAATCGGACGAGGCGTGGGAGTACGAGGGCGGCGCCTCCGCGGTGTCCGCGGCCGTTCCGGAACAGACCGGTCCGGCCGGTCGAGCCAATCGCCTGATCATCGGTACGTGA
- a CDS encoding PP2C family protein-serine/threonine phosphatase, giving the protein MAEGERRPDEGVLDRSEGFGERLLGVLLDRAHEMPPQLIAPLIAEEVARVGGRDVSILLQDYGQLVLVPLPGRRLMVGEPEPIGDSPAGTAFLHATAVEVPQSDGVRMYLPLLDGSDQVGVMALTLDTVDDDDRRLLRRLAGLVADMLVTKHSYTDQFFFARRREPMSVAAEIQWSLLPPLAMSVPQVAVAGILEPAYDVAGDSFDYALNEDILHVAMVDAMGHGLDAATMATVAVGAYRHARRAGIGLSEIYTFMDRAIAEQFGPDHFVTAQMMRLNITTGHLQWVNAGHPAPLLIRDHKVVRQLVGPTTLPVGFGGEEPRISRQRLQRGDRVLCFTDGLIEEHEAGEEQFGEEQLIHWVNHIEHTEKGVRAVVRALSHALKQQRGGRTTDDATLFLIEWRGGAADHLVLLE; this is encoded by the coding sequence GTGGCGGAAGGTGAGCGCCGACCCGACGAGGGCGTGCTGGACCGGTCGGAAGGGTTCGGTGAGCGGCTGCTGGGGGTGCTGCTGGACCGGGCACACGAGATGCCGCCGCAGCTGATCGCCCCGCTGATCGCGGAAGAGGTGGCCAGGGTCGGGGGCCGCGACGTCTCGATCCTGCTGCAGGACTACGGCCAGCTGGTGTTGGTGCCGTTGCCGGGTCGGCGGCTGATGGTCGGCGAGCCCGAGCCGATCGGTGACTCTCCTGCCGGCACAGCCTTTCTGCATGCGACCGCTGTCGAGGTGCCGCAGTCCGACGGCGTCCGGATGTACCTGCCGTTGCTGGACGGCAGCGACCAGGTGGGCGTGATGGCCCTCACCCTGGACACCGTCGATGACGACGACCGGCGGCTGCTGCGCAGGCTCGCCGGCCTGGTCGCCGACATGCTGGTCACCAAGCACAGCTATACCGATCAGTTCTTCTTCGCCCGGCGCCGCGAACCGATGAGCGTGGCCGCGGAGATCCAGTGGTCCCTGCTGCCGCCGCTGGCGATGTCCGTCCCACAGGTTGCGGTGGCCGGAATCCTGGAGCCCGCCTACGACGTCGCAGGCGACAGCTTCGACTACGCCCTCAACGAGGACATCCTGCACGTGGCCATGGTCGATGCGATGGGCCACGGCCTGGACGCCGCCACGATGGCGACCGTCGCCGTCGGGGCCTACCGGCACGCCAGGCGTGCCGGCATCGGCCTGTCCGAGATCTACACGTTCATGGACCGGGCCATCGCCGAGCAGTTCGGGCCCGACCACTTCGTCACCGCACAGATGATGCGTCTGAACATCACGACGGGCCACCTGCAGTGGGTCAACGCGGGCCACCCCGCACCGCTGCTGATCCGTGACCACAAGGTCGTCCGGCAACTGGTCGGCCCGACCACCTTGCCCGTCGGCTTCGGCGGTGAAGAGCCCCGGATCAGCCGGCAGAGGCTCCAACGCGGCGACCGAGTGCTGTGCTTCACCGACGGCCTGATCGAGGAGCACGAAGCCGGCGAAGAACAATTCGGCGAAGAACAACTCATCCACTGGGTCAACCACATCGAACACACAGAGAAGGGAGTACGAGCGGTGGTGCGCGCACTCTCCCACGCCCTGAAGCAGCAACGGGGCGGCCGCACCACCGACGACGCGACCCTCTTCCTGATCGAATGGCGAGGGGGCGCCGCCGACCACCTCGTGCTCCTGGAGTGA
- a CDS encoding STAS domain-containing protein — MPLSQLTVHRHDQRKQALITLSGEIDLESAPLVRESLERCLRDGIRTIDVDLTPVTFCDCSGLNAFLHAAQQTTVAGGTLRLHHPPTTLARILDLVGCGFLFLGLPFGHLPPPLGDTPGGAGTVTEAGGRRAVRRGSGAVASAEPLAGGGPA; from the coding sequence ATGCCCCTCTCACAGCTCACCGTCCACCGCCATGACCAGAGGAAACAGGCGCTGATCACCCTGTCCGGTGAGATCGACCTCGAATCCGCGCCGTTGGTGCGCGAGTCCCTGGAGCGGTGCCTGCGGGACGGTATCCGCACCATCGACGTCGACCTCACCCCCGTCACCTTCTGCGACTGCAGCGGACTCAACGCATTCCTCCACGCTGCGCAGCAGACCACCGTGGCCGGCGGAACCCTGCGACTGCACCATCCGCCGACGACACTGGCTCGGATTCTCGACCTCGTCGGCTGCGGGTTCCTGTTCCTCGGCCTTCCGTTCGGCCACCTGCCACCTCCTCTCGGCGACACCCCGGGCGGGGCGGGGACAGTCACGGAAGCCGGGGGACGGCGAGCCGTCCGCCGTGGCTCCGGCGCGGTTGCGTCGGCTGAGCCGTTGGCTGGTGGAGGGCCTGCGTGA